A stretch of the Pseudalkalibacillus hwajinpoensis genome encodes the following:
- a CDS encoding phosphoribosylanthranilate isomerase yields MRKPELKLCGNRSLEDWESVRVSGVPYAGFIFANSVRRVTDEQVKGWLSDYPPLNDTKIVGVFVNPELEELAQTVSEVPLDILQLHGNETPAFAAKIKQMTGKTIWKVIHHGKRSLDEMKRYEGIADGYIVDTKLPGQWGGTGKRFDWDSIPSYQAEAAEQRVPLFVAGGVKPDNVQELISYHPDGIDVSSGIETDDRKDKTKMNTIIERLG; encoded by the coding sequence ATGAGAAAGCCTGAACTTAAGCTGTGCGGTAATCGCTCGTTAGAGGATTGGGAGAGCGTAAGAGTGAGCGGTGTCCCATATGCAGGATTTATTTTTGCAAATAGCGTACGGCGCGTTACGGATGAACAAGTTAAAGGTTGGTTAAGCGATTATCCACCGCTGAATGATACGAAAATTGTAGGGGTGTTTGTGAACCCGGAATTAGAAGAGTTAGCGCAAACGGTAAGTGAAGTACCGCTTGATATTCTCCAACTCCATGGTAATGAAACACCAGCTTTCGCGGCCAAGATTAAACAAATGACAGGGAAAACGATTTGGAAAGTGATTCATCATGGTAAAAGATCTCTAGATGAAATGAAACGGTACGAAGGTATCGCTGACGGATATATCGTTGACACCAAACTACCTGGACAATGGGGAGGAACCGGAAAACGATTTGATTGGGATTCTATCCCGTCATATCAGGCTGAAGCGGCTGAGCAAAGGGTGCCTTTATTTGTAGCAGGTGGAGTAAAGCCAGATAATGTTCAAGAATTGATAAGCTACCATCCAGATGGAATAGATGTATCAAGTGGAATCGAAACCGATGATAGGAAAGATAAAACGAAAATGAACACCATAATCGAAAGGCTGGGATAA
- the trpC gene encoding indole-3-glycerol phosphate synthase TrpC yields the protein MLDQIIKVKHEEMERFIMPDDEKVTNVSFLGSLRKPTHELGLIAEVKKASPSKGIINANFDPVEVAKAYEKAGADAISVLTDESFFMGANSFLTEVKKHVSLPVLRKDFIIDKRQIEESKRIGADAILLIVRALGAIKTKEFYDYASNLGLECLVEVHSKEELEALTDHFTPEVIGINNRNLATFETSTKQTHSLSQYIPQSTLMISESGISTYEDIKDVKSAGAKAVLVGEALMRDGTYEKGIKHLFGETVHEKA from the coding sequence ATGCTTGATCAAATTATTAAAGTGAAGCACGAAGAGATGGAACGGTTTATTATGCCGGATGATGAAAAAGTGACAAATGTTTCATTTTTAGGAAGTTTGCGTAAGCCAACGCATGAATTAGGATTGATTGCAGAAGTGAAAAAAGCCTCTCCTTCAAAAGGTATTATCAACGCCAACTTTGATCCTGTAGAAGTAGCTAAAGCTTATGAAAAAGCAGGAGCGGATGCCATTTCTGTTTTAACGGATGAGTCATTCTTTATGGGGGCAAATTCCTTCCTAACAGAAGTTAAAAAGCACGTGTCTTTACCGGTTTTACGGAAAGACTTTATTATTGATAAAAGACAAATTGAAGAGAGTAAACGTATTGGTGCAGATGCTATTCTATTAATTGTGCGAGCGCTTGGCGCAATAAAGACCAAGGAATTTTATGATTATGCTTCAAATTTAGGATTAGAATGCCTTGTTGAAGTACATTCCAAAGAAGAGCTTGAAGCGCTTACTGATCACTTTACTCCAGAAGTCATAGGAATTAACAATCGTAATCTCGCAACATTTGAAACGTCTACTAAACAAACACACTCACTCAGCCAGTATATTCCTCAGTCAACATTGATGATTAGCGAAAGCGGCATATCAACTTACGAGGATATTAAAGACGTGAAAAGTGCGGGAGCGAAAGCCGTACTAGTAGGTGAGGCCCTTATGAGAGATGGTACTTATGAAAAGGGAATTAAGCATTTGTTTGGTGAAACAGTTCATGAGAAAGCCTGA
- the trpD gene encoding anthranilate phosphoribosyltransferase, producing MFKEQLSRMMEGHTLAESIAEQVMDVIMEGRANDAQIASFLTILQMRGETVDELTGFVRSLRNHVVQLDHGGLPLIDTCGTGGDGHSTFNISTASAILVSSLGVKVAKHGNKAVSSKSGSADVLDELGIPTQSSRSEAVATLKERNMCFLFAPNYHVAMKHAVSARKAIGFRTVFNSLGPLANPAGSQSQLIGVYSHDKALKMAKALKRLGTKRALLVTGGEGIDECSISTYTDFVELRNGEIMTYRHTPEEVGLSTGNAQDLVVNTSKESASLIERIFNDEGNEASTGIVLYNAGAALYLAGACATIKEGVQMAKEAIMNGTGRKQLNALSANKELNVHA from the coding sequence ATGTTTAAAGAACAATTAAGCAGAATGATGGAGGGGCACACGCTGGCTGAATCCATAGCAGAACAGGTCATGGATGTTATTATGGAAGGAAGAGCGAATGATGCACAAATTGCTAGCTTCCTAACCATTCTCCAAATGAGGGGAGAAACGGTTGATGAATTGACTGGGTTTGTTCGCTCCCTTCGAAACCATGTTGTTCAGCTTGATCATGGCGGACTGCCGCTAATCGATACTTGTGGTACAGGAGGGGACGGCCACTCTACCTTCAATATTTCAACTGCTTCGGCCATACTCGTATCTAGTCTGGGTGTCAAAGTTGCGAAACACGGTAATAAAGCTGTTTCCTCTAAGAGTGGTAGCGCAGATGTTCTTGATGAGCTCGGTATCCCTACACAATCAAGTCGTAGCGAAGCTGTTGCAACTCTGAAGGAAAGAAACATGTGTTTCCTATTTGCTCCGAATTACCATGTAGCTATGAAGCACGCTGTAAGTGCTCGAAAAGCGATTGGTTTTAGAACGGTTTTTAATAGCCTAGGGCCGCTAGCAAATCCAGCCGGTAGTCAGTCACAGCTAATTGGTGTTTATAGTCATGACAAAGCATTGAAAATGGCGAAAGCATTAAAGCGTCTAGGAACAAAACGCGCTTTACTGGTGACTGGTGGGGAAGGAATCGATGAGTGTTCTATTTCAACTTACACTGATTTTGTCGAATTAAGAAATGGTGAGATCATGACTTATCGCCACACACCAGAAGAAGTTGGTCTATCAACAGGTAACGCTCAGGATTTAGTGGTCAACACTTCAAAAGAAAGTGCGAGTTTAATTGAACGAATTTTTAACGATGAAGGAAATGAAGCTAGCACTGGAATTGTTCTCTATAATGCTGGAGCAGCTCTCTACCTTGCAGGAGCGTGTGCAACTATTAAAGAAGGTGTGCAGATGGCTAAAGAAGCCATTATGAATGGTACTGGTCGAAAGCAACTAAATGCATTAAGCGCAAACAAGGAGTTGAATGTTCATGCTTGA
- the trpE gene encoding anthranilate synthase component I: MKSYFLDTTTPIQIFQNIGKRASFLLESSDQESSWSRYSFIGVDPVYSLVEQKGVFSVNDVDGNRILQRNDFQSGVKALFEYLNPKLPDHDFPFYGGAVGYIGYDAVSQFDKIPVHPDRDEDMPLVHFMVCENLLIYDHHLKRLTVCHHARVKEALDVERVYTDAFSIMEELVSLASKPNQGEVMLLPEDASHEVDFSEIKSNYEKQQFLNDVNKIKSYIEEGDVFQAVLSQRFEKDVTIGGLDLYRVLRVINPSPYMFYLKMNDVEIIGSSPEKLVQVQDGKIEIDPIAGTRKRGKTAQEDNELAEELLEDEKERAEHYMLVDLARNDVGRVAEYGSVSVPQLMDIGRFSHVMHIISKVTGVLAPRFTSLDAVVASFPAGTVSGAPKVRAMQILNELEPTSRSIYSGAIGYIGFDGNVDSCIAIRTMVIKDGTAYVQAGAGIVADSVPESEWEETRNKASALIKAIQVAEAIFDKKEEQLNV, from the coding sequence ATGAAGTCGTATTTCCTTGATACGACAACACCCATTCAAATTTTTCAAAATATAGGTAAACGAGCAAGCTTTCTATTAGAGAGTAGTGATCAAGAGTCAAGCTGGTCACGCTATTCATTTATAGGAGTAGATCCAGTCTATTCCCTGGTTGAACAAAAAGGTGTTTTCTCTGTTAATGATGTGGATGGGAATAGAATCCTTCAACGAAATGATTTCCAGTCAGGAGTAAAAGCACTATTTGAATATTTAAATCCTAAGCTACCAGATCACGACTTCCCTTTTTATGGTGGAGCTGTTGGCTATATTGGCTATGATGCTGTTAGTCAATTTGACAAAATTCCAGTTCATCCTGACCGGGACGAAGATATGCCGTTAGTTCATTTTATGGTTTGTGAGAATTTATTAATCTATGATCATCATTTAAAGCGATTAACAGTTTGTCATCACGCCAGGGTAAAAGAGGCTTTAGATGTTGAACGAGTTTATACCGATGCTTTTTCGATTATGGAAGAACTTGTCTCTCTTGCATCAAAGCCTAATCAAGGTGAAGTGATGCTTCTTCCTGAAGATGCTTCACATGAAGTGGATTTCTCTGAAATTAAATCGAACTATGAAAAGCAGCAATTCTTAAATGATGTTAATAAAATAAAATCTTATATTGAAGAAGGGGATGTCTTCCAGGCGGTATTATCTCAAAGGTTTGAAAAAGATGTCACCATTGGAGGATTAGATCTTTATCGAGTTCTCCGAGTCATTAACCCATCACCATATATGTTTTATTTAAAAATGAACGATGTAGAAATCATCGGTAGTTCACCTGAGAAATTAGTTCAGGTACAAGATGGGAAAATTGAGATCGATCCAATTGCAGGGACGAGAAAACGTGGAAAAACAGCTCAAGAAGATAATGAGCTCGCTGAAGAATTGCTTGAAGATGAGAAGGAACGAGCAGAGCACTATATGCTCGTCGATCTTGCAAGAAATGACGTTGGGAGAGTAGCGGAATACGGAAGTGTTTCAGTACCACAGTTAATGGACATTGGACGCTTCTCTCATGTGATGCACATTATTTCTAAAGTAACAGGTGTTTTGGCACCTCGATTTACTAGTTTAGATGCGGTAGTAGCCTCCTTTCCTGCAGGTACAGTTTCTGGTGCGCCAAAAGTAAGGGCGATGCAAATATTGAACGAGCTTGAACCAACTTCGCGATCCATTTATTCAGGAGCTATTGGATATATAGGATTTGATGGCAATGTTGATTCATGTATCGCCATTCGAACAATGGTGATCAAAGACGGTACAGCATACGTGCAAGCAGGAGCAGGGATCGTAGCTGATTCCGTACCTGAGAGCGAATGGGAAGAGACGCGAAATAAGGCGAGTGCTCTAATTAAAGCGATTCAGGTAGCGGAAGCCATTTTCGACAAAAAGGAGGAGCAGCTAAATGTTTAA
- the aroH gene encoding chorismate mutase, translating to MIRGVRGATTVNLNEKDEIIHATTTLLEQLIEHNKIDPAMVASIQFTMTGDLDAVFPAEAVRAFKGWSNVPLLCSSEIPVQGALPLCIRLLMTVNTTIDQDEINHIYLEKAVSLRPDLAS from the coding sequence TTGATTCGAGGGGTTAGAGGAGCAACAACAGTTAACCTTAATGAAAAAGATGAAATTATTCATGCAACGACGACATTACTAGAACAACTAATCGAACATAATAAAATCGATCCTGCTATGGTGGCGTCCATTCAGTTTACGATGACTGGGGATTTAGATGCTGTATTCCCTGCAGAAGCAGTTCGAGCATTTAAAGGGTGGTCAAACGTTCCGTTGCTTTGCTCATCAGAAATCCCTGTTCAAGGAGCGCTACCGCTGTGTATTCGACTGTTAATGACGGTGAATACAACAATTGACCAGGATGAAATTAATCACATTTATTTAGAGAAAGCTGTGTCACTTCGTCCAGATCTTGCGAGTTGA
- the aroB gene encoding 3-dehydroquinate synthase: MDSLKIDTNGGCYSVHIGTGIRNKWRDLIDYASYSSFFIITDEAVEARYLSSIQGHENIRTFVVPSGEESKSFAMYHEVMTALLKAELDRKACIIALGGGVVGDLAGFAAATYMRGIEFIQIPTTLLAHDSSVGGKTGINHEVGKNLIGAFHQPSAVIYDTECLRTLPDREWRSGFSEVIKHALIHDESFLQWLMDRGKKVQDYTDEELQFIIKKGISVKGAIVKEDEREQGIRAYLNFGHTLGHAIESELGYGKMTHGEAVAIGMIYALKLSEEYFQTTFRMDEITKWFQDIGLPTAVPNELSSHKLVGRMKKDKKAENKTLQFVLLKKIGQPVKVIIDDESALELLRSSMEGSGAH, from the coding sequence ATGGACAGTTTAAAGATTGATACAAATGGGGGATGTTATTCTGTTCATATTGGAACTGGGATTCGAAACAAATGGAGAGATCTGATTGATTACGCTTCTTACTCAAGTTTTTTCATTATTACAGATGAAGCAGTTGAAGCAAGATATTTATCATCAATTCAAGGACATGAGAATATCCGGACTTTCGTTGTTCCTTCTGGAGAAGAATCGAAATCTTTCGCTATGTACCATGAGGTAATGACGGCATTACTTAAAGCTGAGTTGGATCGAAAAGCCTGCATCATCGCTCTTGGTGGTGGGGTAGTAGGTGATCTAGCCGGCTTTGCTGCCGCTACATACATGAGAGGAATTGAATTTATTCAAATTCCAACTACGTTACTAGCTCATGACTCAAGCGTTGGTGGCAAAACAGGGATTAACCATGAAGTCGGTAAGAATTTAATTGGTGCCTTTCATCAGCCATCAGCCGTTATTTATGATACGGAGTGTCTAAGAACCCTTCCAGATCGCGAATGGCGTTCTGGATTTAGTGAAGTGATCAAGCATGCGCTCATACATGATGAATCGTTTTTACAATGGCTAATGGATAGAGGAAAGAAAGTTCAGGACTACACAGATGAAGAGCTTCAATTCATTATTAAGAAGGGTATTAGTGTCAAAGGCGCAATTGTGAAGGAAGATGAGCGCGAACAAGGAATCAGAGCTTACTTGAATTTTGGTCATACACTAGGTCACGCGATTGAATCAGAGCTTGGATATGGAAAAATGACACACGGAGAAGCGGTTGCTATTGGTATGATCTATGCCCTCAAACTAAGTGAGGAATATTTTCAAACAACGTTTCGTATGGATGAAATAACGAAATGGTTTCAAGATATCGGTCTTCCTACTGCGGTTCCGAATGAGCTTAGTAGTCACAAATTAGTTGGCCGGATGAAGAAAGACAAAAAAGCGGAAAACAAAACATTACAATTTGTTTTATTAAAGAAGATCGGTCAGCCTGTTAAGGTGATAATAGACGATGAATCTGCCCTTGAACTGCTTCGATCTAGTATGGAAGGGAGTGGAGCACATTGA
- the aroC gene encoding chorismate synthase has product MRYLTAGESHGPQLTTILEGLPSGLELVAEDINTELARRQLGYGRGRRMQIEKDQVQILSGVRHAKSTGAPVALVVENKDWTHWKNYMGAEPLTKEQEENMKRQISRPRPGHADLNGAIKYNHRDMRNVLERSSARETTVRVAAGAVAKKLLKTLGIKVAGHVRMIGGIESQYDGGMSLEEIQRVSEESPVRSLDEVAGQKMMEAIDDAKKNGDSIGGIVEVIVEGLPVGLGSHVHYDRKLDSKIAGAVMSINAFKGVEFGIGFDAAKIPGSEVHDEIQWSEEEGYTRKTNRLGGFEGGMTTGMPIVVKGVMKPIPTLYKPLQSVDIDSKEPFQASIERSDSCAVPAASVVAENVVAWEVACSILDKFGHDRIEEIADALERFRTYSREF; this is encoded by the coding sequence ATGAGATACTTAACAGCAGGAGAATCACACGGACCACAGCTAACGACAATACTTGAAGGACTTCCTTCTGGTCTTGAGCTAGTAGCAGAAGATATTAATACAGAACTTGCGAGGCGCCAACTTGGATACGGGAGAGGTCGCCGTATGCAAATTGAGAAGGATCAGGTTCAAATTCTAAGTGGTGTTCGTCACGCGAAATCAACTGGTGCTCCAGTTGCACTTGTCGTAGAAAATAAAGACTGGACACATTGGAAAAATTACATGGGTGCTGAACCATTAACAAAAGAACAAGAAGAAAACATGAAGCGTCAAATCTCACGTCCGCGACCTGGTCATGCAGATTTAAACGGCGCTATTAAATACAATCATCGAGATATGAGAAACGTGTTAGAACGGTCATCTGCTAGAGAAACAACAGTAAGAGTTGCTGCTGGAGCTGTAGCTAAAAAACTACTTAAGACACTTGGTATTAAGGTGGCTGGGCACGTGCGCATGATTGGAGGAATTGAGAGTCAATACGATGGTGGTATGTCTCTTGAAGAAATTCAGCGTGTTTCAGAAGAATCGCCTGTTCGAAGCCTTGATGAAGTAGCTGGTCAGAAAATGATGGAAGCAATTGATGATGCAAAGAAAAATGGCGACTCAATTGGTGGAATCGTCGAAGTGATCGTAGAAGGATTGCCTGTAGGTCTTGGAAGTCATGTTCACTATGATCGAAAGCTTGATTCGAAAATTGCTGGTGCTGTTATGAGTATTAATGCATTCAAAGGTGTTGAATTTGGAATAGGTTTTGATGCAGCAAAAATTCCTGGAAGTGAAGTCCATGATGAAATTCAATGGTCTGAGGAAGAGGGATACACACGTAAAACAAATCGCCTTGGTGGTTTTGAAGGTGGTATGACAACCGGTATGCCTATCGTTGTGAAAGGGGTTATGAAACCTATTCCAACATTATACAAACCACTGCAAAGTGTAGATATCGATTCAAAAGAGCCATTCCAAGCGAGTATAGAACGATCTGATAGCTGTGCGGTTCCAGCCGCAAGCGTTGTTGCTGAGAATGTTGTCGCATGGGAAGTAGCGTGTTCAATTCTTGATAAGTTTGGTCATGATCGTATTGAAGAAATTGCAGATGCGCTTGAACGCTTCAGGACATATAGCCGGGAGTTTTAA
- a CDS encoding amidase gives MEITNLTAQSMAKKIMTKELSPVEVVQSHLERIKQLNPKFNLFITIFEEEALKEAKGAEEELMKSGVRGPLHGIPLALKDLTPVTGRLTTFGSPIFKDHTAQSEPTIVKRIRDAGAIIIGKTNTPEFGHKGTTDNLLAGPAKNPWDSSRTAGGSSGGSAAAVASKCVPLAEGSDGGGSIRIPSSLNGIIGLKPTFGRVPFDSSPINRFGTTQPFVHYGPMARSTEDAALLLSVMEGYEPNDPYSVPVPESNLQQEMQLGVKGKKFAYTEDFGLYPYDPMILGPIEEAISILRDQGAIVEKIPFQFEMKLEELISFFNKMWFAGLASAYGSLYDRFPSQFSSSVSNMIEAGRKLSAVELRETEMKRTQVWNIIQKELNRFDAILSPVVGVTAFSHQIEGPDRINGKASAPISDWMMTQLYNCTGHPAISIPVGLAHSGLPVGLQAASKKFNDSLLLRIAHTIEIEKVFQFPNL, from the coding sequence ATGGAAATTACAAACCTAACCGCTCAATCCATGGCCAAAAAAATAATGACAAAAGAACTTTCACCTGTTGAAGTTGTGCAAAGTCATCTTGAACGAATAAAACAATTGAATCCTAAATTCAACTTATTTATCACTATTTTCGAAGAAGAAGCTTTAAAAGAAGCAAAAGGAGCTGAGGAAGAGCTGATGAAAAGTGGAGTACGTGGTCCTTTACACGGAATCCCACTCGCCCTTAAAGACCTCACCCCCGTAACTGGTCGCCTTACTACCTTTGGCTCCCCAATTTTTAAAGATCACACTGCCCAATCAGAACCAACGATAGTTAAAAGGATTCGTGATGCTGGTGCAATCATCATTGGAAAAACGAACACTCCTGAATTTGGACATAAAGGTACGACAGATAACCTTTTAGCTGGGCCAGCGAAAAATCCATGGGATTCATCTAGAACTGCCGGTGGCTCTAGTGGTGGATCGGCTGCTGCAGTAGCAAGCAAATGCGTTCCGTTGGCAGAGGGAAGTGACGGTGGCGGATCGATTCGAATTCCTTCGAGTCTTAATGGCATTATCGGCCTCAAACCAACATTTGGCCGCGTTCCATTCGATAGTTCACCGATCAATCGCTTCGGAACTACACAGCCTTTTGTACATTATGGTCCAATGGCGAGATCTACGGAAGACGCGGCATTACTTCTATCGGTTATGGAAGGTTACGAACCAAATGACCCTTACTCGGTTCCAGTACCAGAAAGTAACCTACAACAAGAAATGCAGCTGGGAGTGAAAGGAAAGAAATTTGCCTATACAGAGGATTTCGGGTTATACCCATATGACCCAATGATTCTAGGCCCAATTGAAGAAGCTATTTCCATATTACGTGATCAAGGGGCAATAGTAGAAAAAATCCCCTTCCAGTTTGAGATGAAATTAGAAGAATTAATTTCTTTCTTTAATAAAATGTGGTTTGCGGGGTTAGCGTCTGCTTACGGATCCCTTTACGACCGTTTCCCATCTCAATTTAGCTCATCTGTCTCTAACATGATTGAAGCAGGCAGAAAGCTCAGTGCAGTAGAATTGAGAGAAACTGAAATGAAGAGAACACAAGTGTGGAACATCATCCAAAAAGAACTTAATCGTTTTGATGCCATTCTCTCTCCTGTAGTTGGGGTAACCGCTTTTTCACACCAGATCGAAGGACCCGATCGGATTAACGGAAAAGCATCCGCCCCTATTTCTGACTGGATGATGACACAGCTTTATAATTGTACCGGGCACCCGGCTATATCAATACCCGTTGGTTTAGCACATTCAGGCTTACCAGTAGGTCTTCAAGCGGCATCTAAGAAATTTAACGATAGTTTATTGCTTCGAATTGCACATACTATTGAAATCGAAAAAGTTTTCCAATTTCCAAACTTATAA
- the ndk gene encoding nucleoside-diphosphate kinase — MEKTFLMVKPDGVQRNLIGGIVSRFENKGFNLVGAKLMTVSKDLAETHYGEHKERPFFGELVDFITSGPVFAMVWEGENVISTARTMMGATNPKDASPGTIRGDHGVQVSMNVIHGSDSPESAEREIALFFNENELNEYAKTISKWV; from the coding sequence GTGGAGAAAACATTTCTAATGGTAAAACCTGACGGGGTTCAACGTAATTTAATTGGTGGGATTGTATCACGCTTCGAGAATAAAGGCTTTAACTTAGTGGGAGCGAAATTGATGACGGTTTCAAAAGACCTTGCAGAAACTCACTACGGCGAACATAAAGAGCGTCCATTCTTCGGCGAACTAGTAGATTTCATTACATCAGGTCCTGTCTTTGCGATGGTTTGGGAAGGTGAGAACGTCATCTCAACAGCACGTACAATGATGGGGGCAACAAATCCGAAAGATGCAAGTCCAGGAACGATACGTGGTGACCATGGAGTGCAAGTAAGTATGAATGTCATTCACGGTTCAGATTCTCCAGAAAGTGCTGAAAGAGAAATTGCTTTATTTTTTAATGAAAATGAACTAAATGAGTATGCGAAAACGATCTCAAAGTGGGTTTGA